Proteins encoded by one window of Amaranthus tricolor cultivar Red isolate AtriRed21 chromosome 4, ASM2621246v1, whole genome shotgun sequence:
- the LOC130809747 gene encoding 50S ribosomal protein L3, chloroplastic, producing the protein MAAVSPSLSIKSSSCIISSSSSNVHYSKSLTSTCAVKIAPKFQSLSLSSSFIFSPKQIFKLKSASPKSMQLTKSMGGFVIKMMSVDAGVGVMGTKLGMMSYFEEDGTVVPVTVIGFKEGNIVTQVKTESTDGYNAVQVGYERVRDRKLTKPELGHLNKSGVIPMRHLQEFRLVSVDGFNPSQKIVFEDLFKEGDLVDISGTTIGKGFQGGIKRHNFKRGLMTHGSKSHRALGSIGAGTTPGNVYKGKKMPGRMGGTKTKIRKLKIMKIDNDLRVVMIKGAVPGKPGNLLRIAPAKIVGKNIPKN; encoded by the exons ATGGCGGCGGTTTCACCCTCATTATCAATAAAAAGTAGTAGCTGCATTATTTCTAGCAGTAGTAGCAACGTACACTATTCGAAAAGTTTAACTTCAACATGTGCTGTGAAGATTGCTCCTAAGTTTCAGTCCTTGAGCCTGTCTTCTTCATTTATTTTCTCCCCGAAACAGATTTTCAAATTGAAATCAGCTAGCCCAAAGTCTATGCAATTAACCAAGTCAATGGGGGGTTTTGTCATAAAAATGATGAGTGTTGATGCGGGGGTTGGTGTCATGGGTACTAAATTAGGAATGATGAGCTATTTTGAGGAGGATGGCACTGTAGTTCCCGTCACCGTGATCGGATTTAAGGAGGGAAACATTGTGACCCAAGTGAAGACTGAGTCCACAGATGGGTATAACGCGGTCCAAGTAGGATATGAAAGGGTTAGGGATCGTAAGCTTACCAAACCTGAGCTTGGACACTTGAACAAGTCCGGTGTGATTCCGATGCGCCATCTTCAAGAGTTCCGTCTTGTTTCTGTTGATGGATTTAACCCCAGCCAAAAAATTGTGTTCGAGGATCTGTTCAAGGAGGGTGATTTGGTGGATATCTCTGGTACAACCATCGGAAAAGGGTTCCAAG GTGGTATTAAAAGACACAACTTTAAGAGAGGTCTTATGACTCATGGATCGAAAAGTCACAGGGCTCTGGGATCCATTGGAGCTGGAACAACTCCGGGAAATGTGTACAAAGGAAAGAAAATGCCTGGAAGAATGGGTGGAACCAAGACCAAAATCCGTAAGCTGAAGATCATGAAGATCGATAATGATCTGCGGGTAGTCATGATCAAAGGTGCTGTTCCGGGTAAGCCAGGAAACCTCTTGCGGATAGCACCGGCCAAGATTGTTGGGAAAAACATACCTAAGAATTAG